The Caloramator mitchellensis genome contains a region encoding:
- a CDS encoding energy-coupling factor transporter transmembrane component T, translating to MTEINSDIFLKKIHPLSSIIIIITYLIVLLTVNNIIYLSIIILSIFLLARVNNVFYKIYSTLKFSILFGIIVVLFNFILNPNGETILFIIFDRTFTLESLFYGFFMAVRLIASVIVFAFANHIIEQDDAFSYFSNYIGNSALLMSMMFRLIPRLTNLFNQIKEIEILRGNNFKGNFYNMFKGYSQVINILFLTSLEESVEIAESMYSKCYGSKNRTVYHSKVFYRYDFCIIAISASINLILFLFVMMGFNDFKFYPVVINPVENISAFGLFISIIFFVYSMMIWWWKHGSNKIY from the coding sequence ATGACCGAAATTAATAGCGATATTTTTCTTAAAAAAATACATCCATTATCATCAATAATTATAATAATTACATATTTGATAGTTCTTTTGACTGTTAATAATATAATTTATTTATCTATAATAATATTATCTATTTTTTTGTTAGCAAGAGTTAATAATGTTTTTTATAAAATTTACTCTACACTAAAATTTTCGATTCTTTTTGGAATAATTGTTGTTTTATTTAATTTTATATTAAATCCTAACGGCGAAACCATACTTTTTATTATTTTTGATAGGACATTTACTCTTGAATCTTTATTTTACGGTTTTTTTATGGCTGTAAGATTGATTGCTTCTGTTATTGTTTTTGCGTTTGCAAATCATATAATTGAACAGGATGATGCGTTTAGTTATTTTTCGAATTATATAGGTAACTCAGCACTTTTAATGAGCATGATGTTTAGATTAATACCAAGGCTTACTAATTTGTTCAATCAAATTAAGGAGATTGAGATTCTAAGGGGCAATAATTTTAAAGGAAATTTTTATAATATGTTTAAAGGATATAGTCAGGTTATAAATATATTGTTTTTAACTTCTCTTGAAGAATCAGTTGAAATAGCAGAATCTATGTATTCAAAGTGCTATGGTAGTAAAAACAGAACTGTTTATCATAGCAAAGTATTTTATCGTTATGATTTTTGCATTATAGCTATTTCAGCATCAATAAATCTAATATTATTCTTATTTGTTATGATGGGGTTCAATGATTTTAAATTTTACCCTGTGGTTATTAATCCTGTTGAAAACATAAGTGCATTTGGATTATTTATTTCAATAATATTCTTTGTTTATTCTATGATGATATGGTGGTGGAAACATGGAAGCAATAAAATTTACTGA